One region of Sphingomonas bisphenolicum genomic DNA includes:
- a CDS encoding SDR family oxidoreductase, whose amino-acid sequence MLLQDKVVIVSGVGPGMGQALARIAAAEGASVILAARNAAFLEQVRADIVADGGQAIAVACDVADAAQCTALAERAAAAFGGRVDGLVNSAYYHGDWSFIANADPADMAKAFDVNCLGALRLTQACTPYLRDGGAVVNVSTMATVRPFGGEHGMEMGYAVAKGALNTLTKYMASDLGRVGIRVNTCRMGWIHGAPVEQHIQTQVDAGQARDAVVAGITRDIPIGIIPPEDDCARAVLMMISDYARVVSGATLDVNGGHWMAP is encoded by the coding sequence ATGCTGCTGCAAGACAAGGTGGTGATCGTCAGTGGCGTAGGCCCTGGCATGGGGCAGGCGCTCGCACGGATCGCAGCGGCCGAAGGCGCCAGCGTCATACTTGCGGCCCGCAACGCGGCGTTCCTGGAGCAGGTTCGCGCCGACATCGTGGCTGACGGTGGCCAGGCCATCGCCGTCGCCTGCGACGTCGCCGACGCGGCCCAGTGCACCGCGCTGGCCGAACGCGCCGCAGCGGCCTTTGGCGGCCGTGTCGATGGGCTGGTAAACAGCGCTTATTATCATGGCGACTGGAGCTTCATCGCCAATGCCGATCCCGCCGACATGGCCAAGGCGTTCGACGTCAATTGTCTGGGCGCGCTGCGGCTGACGCAGGCCTGCACCCCCTATTTGCGCGACGGCGGCGCGGTGGTGAACGTGTCCACCATGGCGACGGTGCGCCCCTTTGGCGGCGAGCATGGCATGGAGATGGGTTATGCGGTGGCGAAGGGCGCGCTCAATACGCTGACCAAATATATGGCGAGCGACCTTGGCCGCGTCGGCATCCGGGTCAATACCTGCCGCATGGGCTGGATCCATGGCGCACCGGTGGAGCAGCATATCCAGACGCAGGTCGATGCGGGGCAAGCGCGCGACGCAGTGGTCGCGGGGATCACGCGCGACATCCCGATCGGCATCATTCCGCCGGAGGACGATTGCGCGCGCGCGGTGCTGATGATGATTTCCGACTATGCGCGGGTCGTCAGCGGCGCGACGCTCGACGTCAATGGCGGCCACTGGATGGCGCCGTGA
- a CDS encoding SDR family NAD(P)-dependent oxidoreductase — MTPRFAGKSAIVTGAASGIGLAVAKRLAAEGAQVVIGDRNVEGLEAAAHDIGNAATAVALDVADAASCRAMVDRAVALNGGLDVLCNIAGILDFGRLADVDEGRWDRVIAINLSGVYHMARAAMPHLVERRGTIVNMASAAGLVGVPFNAAYSASKHGVIGLTKALALEFSKEGVRVNAVCPTGVKTPMVAQASRADIDWSMVMRAAPWLDDGALCDPEDIADAVAFLASHEAKRITGTALAVDGGQTAG, encoded by the coding sequence GTGACCCCGCGCTTCGCCGGCAAGTCCGCGATCGTGACCGGGGCGGCGTCCGGGATCGGCCTGGCGGTCGCCAAGCGGCTGGCGGCGGAGGGCGCGCAGGTGGTGATCGGCGACCGCAATGTCGAGGGATTGGAAGCGGCCGCGCATGACATCGGCAACGCGGCTACTGCTGTCGCACTCGATGTCGCGGATGCAGCGTCCTGCCGGGCGATGGTCGACCGGGCGGTGGCGCTGAACGGCGGGCTGGACGTGCTGTGCAATATCGCCGGCATATTGGATTTCGGCCGGCTGGCGGACGTGGACGAAGGCCGCTGGGACCGGGTGATCGCGATCAATTTGAGCGGCGTCTATCATATGGCGCGCGCGGCGATGCCGCATCTGGTCGAGCGGCGCGGGACGATCGTCAACATGGCGTCGGCGGCGGGTCTGGTCGGCGTGCCGTTCAACGCGGCCTATAGCGCGTCGAAACATGGCGTTATCGGCCTGACCAAGGCGCTGGCGCTGGAATTTTCGAAGGAAGGCGTGCGGGTCAACGCCGTCTGCCCCACCGGGGTCAAGACGCCGATGGTCGCGCAGGCGTCCCGTGCGGACATCGACTGGTCGATGGTGATGCGCGCCGCGCCCTGGCTGGACGACGGCGCGCTGTGCGACCCGGAGGATATTGCCGATGCCGTCGCCTTCCTTGCGTCGCACGAGGCGAAACGGATCACCGGCACGGCGCTGGCCGTCGATGGCGGCCAGACCGCCGGCTAA
- a CDS encoding sulfotransferase family protein, translating to MATQPEDIATPPLDRETLLQRARDRAQLADFGDLWFLEPMDQLIAASNREGRLTADGHAAQTESIVKGLTSRLRMVEDIRRHPEILDEQVEVAGIILGLPRTGSTIFQRLLASAPGMTGIRWYEAQNFAPFPGEERGHPVERRAYAQAMIDGWLQVAPELASIHPLDPDAPDEEILILGQMFVSTMVEAMNFVPDFAGWLNGYDQSKGHADLKTILQYLQWQDPARRSRKWILKSPSNLPYAEIAAAAFPDALLIMTHRDPVQTVPSYVSMQAALYKLSATVSDHEVGAFWFPRLVDWMQRFEAARARIGEHRFIDIDYRQVAREPLAQAERVLSRMGIAVDAGMETVLNEFLAGNKREQRPTHDYAPERFGLDEEAIKRAFAAYRTRYIG from the coding sequence ATGGCCACGCAACCCGAAGATATTGCTACGCCGCCTCTCGACCGCGAGACGCTGTTGCAGCGGGCGCGCGACCGGGCACAGCTGGCGGACTTTGGCGACCTGTGGTTCCTGGAGCCGATGGACCAGTTGATTGCCGCGTCCAACCGCGAAGGGCGCCTGACCGCCGACGGCCATGCCGCGCAAACCGAATCGATCGTCAAGGGCCTGACCAGCCGGCTACGCATGGTGGAGGACATCAGGCGCCATCCCGAAATACTGGACGAACAAGTCGAGGTCGCGGGCATCATATTGGGCCTGCCGCGCACCGGCAGCACCATTTTCCAGCGCCTGCTCGCCAGCGCGCCGGGAATGACCGGCATCCGCTGGTATGAAGCGCAGAATTTCGCGCCCTTCCCCGGCGAGGAACGCGGCCATCCGGTCGAGCGGCGCGCCTATGCGCAGGCGATGATCGACGGCTGGCTGCAAGTCGCGCCGGAACTGGCGTCGATCCATCCGCTCGATCCCGACGCGCCGGACGAGGAGATACTGATCCTGGGCCAGATGTTCGTCAGCACCATGGTGGAGGCGATGAACTTCGTGCCGGACTTCGCGGGGTGGCTGAACGGTTATGACCAGTCAAAGGGCCATGCGGACCTCAAGACGATCCTGCAATATCTGCAATGGCAGGATCCCGCCCGGCGCAGCCGGAAATGGATACTCAAAAGCCCGTCCAACCTGCCCTATGCGGAGATCGCGGCGGCGGCCTTTCCCGACGCCCTGCTCATCATGACGCATCGCGATCCGGTGCAGACCGTGCCATCCTATGTCTCGATGCAGGCCGCGCTCTACAAGTTGAGTGCGACCGTCAGCGACCATGAGGTCGGCGCCTTCTGGTTCCCGCGGCTGGTCGACTGGATGCAGCGGTTCGAGGCGGCGCGGGCGCGGATCGGCGAGCATCGCTTCATCGACATCGATTACCGGCAGGTCGCGCGCGAACCGCTGGCGCAGGCCGAGCGGGTGTTGTCGCGCATGGGCATCGCCGTCGATGCCGGCATGGAAACGGTGCTGAACGAGTTTCTCGCGGGGAACAAGCGCGAGCAACGGCCGACGCACGATTATGCGCCGGAGCGTTTCGGCCTGGACGAAGAGGCGATCAAGCGCGCCTTCGCCGCCTATCGGACGCGCTATATCGGCTGA
- a CDS encoding SDR family NAD(P)-dependent oxidoreductase: MKLLEGRVAVVTGASRGIGAAIARRFAAEGAAVAIVARTVEPGGPLAGSLTETAERIRSAGGQCLMIAANLADPVDRARIVPATVAHFGRLDILVNNAAWSRFLPIWEAQSRHVDLAFQMNVHAPQALSQQALPHFRTQGEGWICNISSATADRPPPAPYDPDDRYVRFNRDGHATLYGTTKAALDRLTAGWAVELSREKIAVNALAPVGAVASEGAMAMGGWDARDHIEPVEAMAEAALQLCHRPAAEWTGHIVRSLPLLERLQVPVRGLDGLQPI, encoded by the coding sequence ATGAAATTGCTGGAAGGTCGCGTCGCCGTCGTCACCGGCGCCAGTCGCGGCATCGGCGCCGCCATCGCGCGCAGATTCGCGGCCGAAGGAGCCGCGGTCGCAATCGTCGCGCGCACCGTAGAGCCAGGCGGCCCCCTCGCGGGATCGCTGACGGAAACGGCGGAGCGTATCCGGTCTGCCGGCGGCCAATGCCTGATGATCGCCGCCAATCTGGCCGACCCTGTCGACCGCGCCCGCATCGTGCCGGCAACGGTTGCGCATTTCGGCAGGCTCGACATTCTGGTCAACAACGCCGCCTGGTCGCGCTTCCTGCCGATCTGGGAAGCGCAATCCCGCCATGTCGATCTCGCCTTCCAGATGAATGTTCATGCCCCGCAAGCCTTGTCGCAGCAGGCCCTGCCGCATTTCCGGACGCAGGGCGAAGGCTGGATCTGCAACATCTCCAGCGCCACCGCTGACCGGCCACCGCCTGCGCCCTACGACCCCGACGATCGCTATGTCCGCTTCAACCGCGATGGCCATGCGACGCTCTATGGCACGACCAAGGCTGCGCTCGACCGGTTGACCGCCGGCTGGGCGGTGGAATTGTCGCGTGAGAAGATCGCGGTCAATGCGCTGGCTCCTGTCGGTGCGGTCGCCAGCGAAGGGGCGATGGCGATGGGCGGCTGGGATGCGCGCGACCATATCGAGCCGGTCGAGGCGATGGCGGAAGCCGCACTGCAGCTCTGCCATCGCCCCGCTGCCGAATGGACAGGGCATATCGTGCGTAGCCTGCCCCTGCTGGAACGGTTGCAGGTGCCGGTGCGCGGACTGGACGGGCTTCAGCCGATATAG
- a CDS encoding PaaI family thioesterase, protein MIADTPYARMLGIASIASEPGTVGLMMPATTQLEGRQGFLYGGVIASLLELACLEAITQERDSDGPRPKPINISFDFLRGGLMVETFAQARLSRVGRHVVNADAICWQAGRDRPIATGRMHLLLDQGRGR, encoded by the coding sequence ATGATCGCCGACACGCCTTATGCGCGGATGCTGGGCATCGCCAGCATCGCCTCGGAACCGGGCACGGTCGGCCTGATGATGCCCGCTACGACGCAACTGGAAGGGCGGCAGGGCTTCCTTTATGGCGGCGTCATCGCCAGTCTGCTGGAACTGGCCTGTCTGGAGGCGATCACGCAGGAACGGGACAGCGATGGTCCCCGGCCCAAGCCGATCAACATCAGCTTCGACTTCCTGCGCGGCGGATTGATGGTCGAGACATTTGCGCAGGCTCGGCTCAGCCGCGTGGGGCGGCATGTCGTGAATGCCGATGCGATCTGCTGGCAGGCGGGCCGGGACAGGCCGATCGCCACCGGCCGGATGCATTTGCTACTGGATCAGGGGAGAGGTCGATGA
- a CDS encoding PaaI family thioesterase, producing MEEDDPFERLKNLPPRGHHALLGIYTVDNGPDWAELACPFAPGFLIDPDAGLVASGPVISLVDAAAGAAIIARTRQWRGMATLDLHIDYLRPAKAGQTLYARATCHHVTRKVAFTRCDVHDGDPASPIAFATASFFFTDAP from the coding sequence GTGGAGGAGGATGACCCGTTCGAGCGGCTGAAAAACCTGCCGCCGCGCGGGCATCACGCCCTGCTGGGCATCTACACCGTCGATAATGGGCCGGACTGGGCCGAGCTGGCCTGCCCCTTCGCCCCCGGCTTCCTGATCGATCCCGATGCCGGGTTGGTGGCGTCGGGGCCGGTCATATCGCTGGTCGATGCGGCGGCGGGCGCGGCGATCATCGCACGGACCCGGCAATGGCGCGGCATGGCGACGCTGGACCTGCACATCGACTATCTGCGTCCCGCCAAGGCCGGGCAGACCCTGTATGCGCGTGCCACCTGCCATCATGTGACGCGCAAGGTCGCCTTCACCCGCTGCGACGTGCATGACGGCGATCCCGCCAGCCCGATCGCCTTCGCCACCGCCAGCTTCTTCTTCACGGATGCGCCATGA
- a CDS encoding acyl-CoA dehydrogenase family protein, protein MKLGFSPADELFRQECADWLNGQMAGEFRDIKGVTKLTGSPERRKEWERQLAAHRWSCIGWPVEWGGRDATLAQQVIFAEEYARAGVPGRVNHIGIELAGPTILTFGTQEQKQRFLPDIAAGRTIFCQGFSEPNAGSDLASVRTKARLEGDEWVVNGQKIWTSLAHISDWIFVITRTREGSQGPKGLTFLMMPIDQPGIDIRGIRQINGDAEFNETFFTDARCPADSLIGAEGDGWRIAMGLLAFERGVSTLGQQMGFRNELDEIIAAAKANGAANDPLIRQRIAKAEIGLRLMRYGALRMLSQTDHSKIDGAALTYKIQWASWRRNLGELAMDVLGQGGEIGDQADYEWDTLPNLFLFSRSDTIYGGTNQIQRNLIAERGLGLPREPRGAA, encoded by the coding sequence ATGAAACTGGGTTTTTCTCCCGCCGACGAACTGTTCCGGCAGGAATGCGCCGACTGGCTGAACGGCCAGATGGCCGGCGAATTTCGCGACATCAAGGGCGTCACGAAGCTGACCGGCAGCCCCGAACGGCGCAAGGAATGGGAACGGCAACTGGCCGCCCATCGCTGGTCCTGCATCGGCTGGCCGGTCGAATGGGGCGGGCGCGACGCGACGCTGGCGCAACAGGTGATCTTCGCAGAAGAATATGCCCGCGCCGGCGTGCCGGGCCGGGTCAACCATATCGGCATCGAACTGGCCGGGCCGACGATCCTGACCTTCGGCACGCAGGAACAAAAGCAACGCTTCCTGCCCGACATCGCGGCAGGCAGGACCATTTTTTGCCAAGGCTTTTCCGAACCCAATGCGGGGTCGGACCTCGCCAGCGTGCGCACCAAGGCGCGGCTGGAAGGCGACGAATGGGTCGTCAACGGCCAGAAGATATGGACCAGCCTGGCGCATATTTCCGACTGGATTTTCGTCATTACCCGCACCCGGGAGGGGTCGCAGGGACCGAAAGGCCTGACCTTCCTGATGATGCCGATCGACCAGCCCGGCATCGACATACGCGGCATCCGCCAGATCAACGGCGATGCCGAGTTTAACGAGACCTTCTTCACCGATGCACGCTGTCCGGCGGACAGCCTGATCGGCGCGGAGGGCGACGGATGGCGCATTGCCATGGGGCTGCTCGCGTTCGAGCGTGGCGTTTCGACGCTGGGCCAGCAAATGGGCTTCCGCAACGAACTGGACGAGATCATCGCGGCCGCCAAGGCCAATGGCGCCGCCAATGACCCGCTCATCCGCCAGCGGATCGCCAAAGCGGAAATCGGCCTGCGTCTGATGCGCTATGGCGCGTTGCGGATGCTGTCGCAGACCGACCATAGCAAGATCGACGGCGCGGCGCTGACCTACAAGATCCAGTGGGCGAGCTGGCGCCGCAATCTGGGTGAACTGGCGATGGACGTTCTGGGCCAGGGCGGCGAGATCGGCGATCAGGCGGATTATGAGTGGGATACGCTGCCCAATCTGTTCCTCTTCTCGCGATCCGACACCATCTATGGCGGCACCAACCAGATTCAGCGCAACCTGATCGCGGAACGCGGCCTGGGCCTGCCCCGCGAACCCCGCGGAGCGGCCTGA
- a CDS encoding acyl-CoA dehydrogenase family protein gives MEFAFTDEQQMIAETARAFFTEHATSARTRQAMAGDGIDRALWRAFCQELGLSGIGLPESAGGAGLGMVELAIVAEAAGAQVAALPMLGSLVQAGQAIAAGGSDAQRTTWLPALLSGDQIAGHLADGTLNAAGDRLTGGSRFVTHGASADLFLVTDGQRAWIVRADAPGVAVTAQTSMDQTRPMAHIVLTDAPGEALPDPAAALIAAHRAACIAIAAEALGGAQACLDRTVAYAQERVQFGRQIGSFQAYKHRLADMMIEIEQARSAVYWVACAVDEGADDAPLAIHAAKSFGADTYFRCAGDMIQLHGGIGFTWEHDAHLFFKRARSLQTMLGNGNGHREAIATMILGEAA, from the coding sequence ATGGAATTCGCATTTACCGACGAACAGCAGATGATCGCGGAGACGGCGCGCGCCTTCTTCACGGAACATGCGACCAGCGCGCGCACGCGCCAGGCGATGGCGGGCGACGGCATCGATCGCGCGCTGTGGCGGGCCTTCTGCCAGGAACTGGGATTGTCGGGCATCGGGCTGCCGGAAAGCGCGGGCGGTGCAGGGCTGGGAATGGTCGAACTGGCGATCGTCGCGGAAGCGGCCGGTGCGCAGGTCGCGGCGCTACCCATGCTGGGCAGCCTGGTGCAGGCGGGGCAGGCGATCGCCGCCGGCGGCAGCGATGCCCAGCGCACGACATGGCTTCCCGCCCTGCTGTCGGGGGATCAGATAGCGGGGCATCTTGCTGATGGGACTCTCAATGCGGCTGGTGACCGGTTGACCGGCGGTTCGCGCTTCGTCACCCATGGCGCCAGCGCTGACCTGTTTCTGGTCACGGACGGGCAACGGGCTTGGATCGTGCGCGCCGATGCGCCGGGCGTCGCCGTCACGGCCCAGACCAGCATGGACCAGACCCGCCCGATGGCCCATATCGTGCTGACCGACGCGCCGGGCGAAGCGTTGCCCGATCCGGCTGCGGCGCTTATCGCCGCGCATCGCGCCGCCTGCATCGCCATTGCCGCCGAAGCCTTGGGCGGCGCGCAGGCGTGCCTCGACCGGACCGTCGCCTATGCGCAAGAGCGGGTGCAGTTCGGCCGCCAGATCGGTTCCTTCCAGGCCTATAAGCATCGCCTCGCCGACATGATGATTGAGATCGAGCAGGCCCGATCGGCCGTCTACTGGGTGGCCTGCGCGGTCGACGAGGGCGCGGACGACGCGCCCCTTGCGATCCACGCGGCCAAGAGCTTCGGCGCCGACACCTATTTCCGCTGCGCCGGGGACATGATCCAGCTCCATGGCGGTATCGGCTTCACCTGGGAACATGACGCGCATCTCTTCTTCAAGCGCGCCCGGTCGCTCCAGACGATGCTGGGCAATGGCAATGGGCACCGCGAAGCGATCGCCACGATGATCCTGGGAGAAGCAGCATGA
- a CDS encoding Lrp/AsnC family transcriptional regulator, with protein sequence MNRPDLDDLDHQLIDILAQDARVSNRKIASDLGVNEGTIRGRIKRLQQDRLIAFTALTSLKLEKATNIGFVAVQAEAGHVRQIARDIAHIPMVQSVMIMLGPFNIMATCLYDDLDRFHTVTSGQILAMDGVYHIETSLAVRTVKFSNRVVRITDGASANAD encoded by the coding sequence ATGAACCGGCCCGATCTCGACGATCTCGATCATCAGTTGATCGACATATTGGCGCAGGACGCGCGCGTCTCCAACCGCAAGATCGCGAGCGACCTGGGCGTCAATGAAGGCACGATCCGGGGCCGGATCAAGCGGTTGCAGCAGGATCGCCTGATCGCTTTTACCGCGCTCACCAGTCTCAAGCTGGAAAAGGCCACCAATATCGGTTTCGTAGCGGTCCAGGCCGAAGCCGGCCATGTCCGCCAGATCGCGCGCGACATCGCGCATATCCCGATGGTTCAGTCGGTCATGATCATGCTGGGGCCGTTCAACATCATGGCGACCTGCCTGTACGACGATCTGGACAGGTTCCATACCGTGACGTCGGGGCAGATCCTTGCGATGGACGGCGTCTATCATATCGAAACTTCGCTCGCGGTCAGGACGGTAAAGTTCAGCAACCGCGTCGTGCGGATCACCGATGGCGCGAGCGCAAACGCCGACTAA
- a CDS encoding Lrp/AsnC family transcriptional regulator — translation MSEVFAFDETDRKIVEYLRHNGRATNQQIAETLSLIASTVSTRIRRMEDAGMLRVVAVSDFAVHGYHVLIHLAVEVSGRPALDVAEELAAHREVFAAHLVTGRYEISLLLTLRDMDELSPLITDKLAKVPGVRAMTPAIGLDIVKYGLDTAPIDSRRLS, via the coding sequence ATGAGTGAGGTTTTCGCGTTTGACGAAACGGACCGCAAGATTGTCGAATATCTGCGACATAACGGCCGGGCGACCAACCAGCAGATCGCCGAGACCCTCAGCCTGATCGCCTCCACCGTGTCCACGCGCATCCGACGGATGGAGGATGCAGGGATGCTCCGCGTCGTCGCCGTTTCCGATTTCGCGGTCCATGGTTATCATGTCCTCATCCATCTGGCGGTAGAGGTCAGCGGCCGTCCCGCGCTCGACGTCGCCGAGGAACTGGCCGCTCATCGCGAGGTGTTTGCCGCCCATCTGGTCACTGGCCGCTATGAAATCAGCCTGCTCCTCACCTTGCGGGACATGGACGAACTGTCGCCGCTTATCACCGACAAGCTGGCCAAGGTGCCCGGCGTGCGCGCCATGACCCCTGCGATCGGCCTCGACATCGTCAAATATGGCCTCGACACCGCCCCGATCGACAGCCGGAGGCTTTCATGA
- a CDS encoding spinster family MFS transporter, with the protein MTDAPVQRTSNPWLVLVTLLLIYIVNYADRYLITGLIGPIKAEFGIGDAMVGMLMGPAFVFLYVVLGVPFARLADRTSRVQIIAAGCVLWSIATIGTGLAAGPVGLTLARIAVGVGEAAFVAPAYSLLSDYFRPERRGLAFAILGLAAYIGQIGGQAGGPAIAAHHDWRMAFYSIGAVGVLLGFAALAVIREPRRGPAGGAAPIDAVPFGQLIRSLIRSPAYLCMMFAFGFGVLSGVSFGYWGPELLTRGFALDPVAVKMTFALNFGLSGLVGMLLFGALSDRLARRSMVWPSRLSALALGAATCAIMAATWAGSFDMARLAAIPAGLLGGGWSVGFMATLQYMLPPRIRAASTALFLAVTTLLGFFVGPWATGALSQMLGHDAAALRMALSFIIPFGFLSALLGWAAGARVERDRTMLHHAVSIRPADPLLARPEQERG; encoded by the coding sequence GTGACTGACGCCCCCGTCCAGAGAACATCCAATCCGTGGCTCGTCCTCGTAACGCTGCTGCTCATCTATATCGTCAACTATGCCGACCGCTATCTGATCACCGGGCTGATCGGGCCGATCAAGGCGGAGTTCGGCATCGGCGACGCCATGGTCGGCATGTTGATGGGGCCGGCCTTCGTCTTTCTCTATGTCGTCCTCGGCGTCCCGTTCGCGCGGCTGGCGGACCGCACTTCCCGCGTCCAGATCATCGCGGCGGGCTGCGTGCTGTGGAGCATCGCCACCATCGGCACCGGCCTTGCTGCCGGCCCGGTCGGCCTGACGCTGGCGCGGATCGCGGTGGGCGTGGGAGAGGCGGCGTTCGTCGCACCCGCCTATTCGCTGCTGTCGGATTATTTCCGGCCCGAACGGCGTGGCCTGGCGTTCGCGATCCTCGGCCTTGCCGCCTATATCGGCCAGATCGGCGGGCAGGCGGGCGGTCCGGCGATCGCCGCGCATCATGACTGGCGCATGGCCTTCTACAGCATCGGCGCTGTGGGCGTGCTGCTAGGCTTTGCCGCGCTCGCCGTGATCCGCGAGCCGCGCCGCGGTCCGGCCGGCGGCGCTGCACCGATTGACGCCGTGCCGTTCGGCCAGTTGATCCGCAGCCTGATCCGCAGCCCGGCCTATCTGTGCATGATGTTCGCTTTCGGCTTCGGTGTGCTGTCGGGCGTGTCCTTCGGCTATTGGGGCCCGGAACTGCTCACCCGCGGCTTCGCGCTTGATCCGGTGGCGGTGAAGATGACCTTCGCGCTCAATTTCGGCCTGTCCGGGCTGGTCGGCATGCTGCTCTTCGGCGCGCTGTCCGATCGCCTGGCGCGGCGCAGCATGGTCTGGCCCTCGCGCCTGTCCGCCTTGGCGCTGGGGGCGGCGACCTGCGCTATCATGGCGGCGACTTGGGCGGGCAGCTTCGACATGGCGCGCCTTGCCGCCATCCCGGCCGGACTTTTGGGGGGTGGTTGGTCTGTGGGCTTCATGGCGACCCTGCAATATATGCTGCCGCCGCGCATCCGCGCTGCATCGACCGCGCTGTTCCTCGCCGTCACGACCCTGCTCGGCTTCTTCGTCGGCCCTTGGGCGACGGGGGCGCTCAGCCAGATGCTGGGGCATGACGCCGCGGCGCTGCGCATGGCGCTGTCGTTCATCATCCCCTTCGGCTTCCTCTCCGCGCTGCTAGGCTGGGCCGCGGGCGCCCGCGTAGAGCGGGATCGGACGATGCTGCACCACGCGGTTTCGATTCGACCTGCCGACCCTTTGCTGGCAAGACCGGAGCAGGAAAGGGGATAG
- a CDS encoding SDR family NAD(P)-dependent oxidoreductase has protein sequence MMRGLAGKTGIVAGGGRGIGAATARRLAAEGASVVIGDIESDWAAETARIICAEGGKAIGVALDGTKATSQAAIVEAALAEFGRLDFYHSNLAGGTEGDIDILNCSEAVLDRSFAINAKSHFLATQAALPILIERGGGTMIYTSSGAAISGNPLQVAYPMTKNALHALVRHVARKYGKQGIRANGICPGVVLTEAVAQHLTDDYVASMLDNLPHRRLGQPDDIAGAVAFLASDDGEWVNGQLWHVNGGSLLRD, from the coding sequence ATGATGCGCGGATTGGCGGGGAAAACAGGAATTGTTGCGGGCGGCGGACGTGGCATCGGCGCTGCGACGGCGCGGCGGCTGGCGGCCGAAGGCGCGTCGGTGGTGATCGGCGACATCGAGAGCGACTGGGCGGCGGAAACCGCCCGCATCATCTGCGCGGAAGGTGGCAAGGCGATCGGCGTGGCGCTCGACGGGACCAAAGCAACATCGCAGGCCGCTATCGTCGAAGCAGCGCTGGCCGAATTTGGCCGCCTTGATTTCTACCACAGTAATCTTGCGGGTGGGACAGAAGGCGATATCGACATACTTAATTGCAGCGAAGCGGTGCTTGACCGTTCCTTCGCCATCAACGCCAAGAGCCATTTCCTGGCGACGCAGGCCGCCCTGCCGATACTGATCGAACGCGGCGGCGGCACCATGATCTACACCTCTTCGGGCGCGGCGATTTCCGGCAACCCGTTGCAGGTCGCCTATCCCATGACCAAGAATGCGCTGCACGCGCTGGTACGTCATGTCGCGCGCAAATATGGCAAGCAGGGCATCCGCGCCAACGGCATCTGCCCCGGCGTCGTCCTGACCGAAGCGGTGGCCCAGCATCTGACCGACGATTATGTCGCATCGATGCTGGACAACCTGCCGCACCGGCGGCTGGGCCAGCCGGACGATATTGCCGGCGCGGTCGCCTTCCTCGCGTCCGACGATGGCGAATGGGTCAATGGTCAGCTCTGGCACGTCAATGGCGGGTCACTGCTGCGTGACTGA